In the Natronobacterium texcoconense genome, one interval contains:
- the paaB gene encoding 1,2-phenylacetyl-CoA epoxidase subunit PaaB yields MIWEVFRQGETGEYHTHCGNVHAPDREMAKQFAAIQHGRRKPTNSLWVVPKEEVGEIDADDVAFGGTTDKSYRWATTYRTTGQDAREVIESEDEQATAEKQRGDD; encoded by the coding sequence ATGATCTGGGAAGTGTTCCGACAGGGAGAGACCGGAGAGTACCACACCCACTGCGGTAACGTTCACGCGCCGGACCGCGAGATGGCGAAACAGTTCGCGGCCATCCAGCACGGCCGCCGCAAACCGACCAACAGCCTCTGGGTCGTCCCCAAAGAGGAGGTCGGCGAGATCGACGCCGACGACGTCGCCTTCGGCGGCACGACCGACAAGAGCTACCGCTGGGCGACGACCTACCGGACGACCGGCCAGGACGCCCGCGAGGTTATCGAATCCGAGGACGAACAGGCGACCGCCGAGAAACAGCGGGGTGACGACTGA
- the paaA gene encoding 1,2-phenylacetyl-CoA epoxidase subunit PaaA, whose product MDLDTVTERAGPREFSPADDLPEEYRKAATRMIEFHANSEIMGAYLERPFIRQAPSIDRKLAFSAKVQDEIGHGQLLYRAAESLGVKTREEMLDDLANGDGKFLNCFHYPMDDWVETPMIAFFVDGAAMRRQATLRRTSWEPYAHAMDKVCFEEGFHVKHGEDILKELMTGSRKEQRLTQEAFEKWWPRIIQFFGPTDDQSTHHDFAASVGLKQKSNDELRNAFLDQYIPKAKRYGLEIPDEPRIRERDDGTYEVVEDDLDWDEFFAIAKNEYEPGRGQINGRKAAQEAVEWVRETIDDDATAAGGHAPQAAD is encoded by the coding sequence ATGGATCTGGACACCGTCACAGAACGAGCGGGGCCGCGGGAGTTCAGTCCCGCCGACGACCTCCCCGAGGAGTACCGGAAAGCGGCGACGCGGATGATCGAGTTCCACGCCAACAGCGAGATCATGGGGGCGTACCTAGAGCGCCCGTTCATCCGGCAGGCACCGAGCATCGACCGAAAACTGGCGTTCTCCGCGAAGGTGCAAGACGAAATCGGCCACGGCCAGTTACTCTACCGTGCCGCAGAGTCGCTCGGCGTCAAGACTCGCGAGGAGATGCTAGACGACCTCGCGAACGGCGACGGGAAGTTCCTCAACTGCTTCCACTATCCGATGGACGACTGGGTCGAGACGCCGATGATCGCGTTCTTCGTCGACGGCGCGGCGATGCGCCGGCAGGCGACGCTGCGACGGACCAGTTGGGAGCCGTACGCCCACGCCATGGACAAAGTCTGTTTCGAGGAAGGGTTCCACGTCAAACACGGCGAGGACATCCTCAAGGAGCTGATGACCGGCTCCCGGAAGGAACAGCGGCTGACCCAGGAAGCGTTCGAGAAGTGGTGGCCTCGCATCATCCAGTTCTTCGGGCCGACCGACGACCAGAGCACACACCACGACTTCGCAGCCTCCGTTGGCCTGAAACAGAAGTCCAACGACGAACTCCGCAACGCCTTCCTCGACCAGTACATCCCGAAGGCGAAGAGATACGGCCTCGAGATTCCCGACGAGCCCCGTATCCGGGAACGCGACGACGGCACCTACGAGGTCGTCGAGGACGACTTAGACTGGGACGAGTTCTTCGCCATCGCGAAAAACGAGTACGAGCCCGGACGCGGCCAGATTAACGGCCGGAAGGCGGCACAGGAGGCCGTCGAGTGGGTTCGCGAAACGATCGACGACGATGCGACAGCCGCCGGCGGCCACGCGCCGCAGGCGGCCGACTGA